The nucleotide sequence GGGTTTCAAAGCTACTAAAATTTTTCGGCCCCTGAATCCTTCGTCAAAGGGGTAGCTTAGATGAGTAGAATAGCGCTTTTTTGGTTTATAATATTTGCTGGGGTACCTTACTTTTCAAATTACTCGAACCTGTTTATTCGCTTATGAAACCAACGCGCAGAACTTTCCTGAAAAACATTTCCGCTGCCTCAGCGGCACTGGCCACCGCCGGAGTGGCTGGTACTGGGCTAGCCAAGGCAGGCGTGGCCCGTCCCTTCTCGATCATCCGGGATTTAAAGAAGGTCAGTCCCAATGACAAAATTCGCATTGCGACCATCGGCATGGGTATTCAAGGCAATTTCGATACCCAGGCGGCTCTCCGTAGTTCGCCCGACACTGAACTGGTAGCTGTAGCCGACCTGTACGACGGGCGCTTGCAACGGGTGAAGGAAACCTTCGGAAAAGATATTTTCACCACCCGCGACTACCGCGAAATCCTGGCCCGAAAGGATATTGATGCCGTGCTTATCGTCACGCCCGACCATTGGCACGACCACATCACTAAGGAGGCTCTGAAAGCCGGGAAAAACGTCTACTGCGAAAAACCCATGGTACACCACATCGACGAAGGTTTGTCGGTGATCGATGCCTGGAAAAAATCGGGAAAAACCATGCAGGTAGGTAGTCAGCGGATCAGTGGCGCGGCGCATAGAGAGGCCAAGCGAATGATCGATGCAGGCGATATCGGCGCCATCAATTATATAGAGTCCAACAACGACCGCTTCGGAGCCATCGGTGCCTGGAATTACTCCATCCCGCCCGATGCCTCCCCGGCTACCTGCGATTGGGAACGCTTCCTAGGCGATGCACCGAAGGTACCCTTCGACGCCAAACGGTTTTTCCGTTGGCGCAACTACCGCGACTACGGTACGGGCGTAGCCGGCGATCTGTTCGTCCACCTGATCACGGGTGTACATTTTGTGACGAGTTCGCTGGGGCCGGAACGTATATTTTCGTCCGGGGAGCTAAGCTACTGGAAGGATGGCCGCGACGTACCCGACGTACTGGTTTCCATCCTGGAATACCCCAAAACCTCCATTCACGAAAAATTCCAGATGGTGCTGCGGGTGAATTTCGCCAATGCGGGCTCCATCAAAAACAACACCCGGATCATCGGAACGGAAGGACAGATCGAGTTTGACGGCTCAGGTATTGTCCTGACCAAGAAAAAGCTCCCTGTGGCTCCTGGCTACGGCAACTACGACAGTTTCTTCACCTTTCCCGAAGCCACGCAAAAGGAATTCGTCAAGCAGTACGACGCTCAATATCCCCCCGACACGCGCAAAGCCGACCCGGTGAAGGAAATCAAGTTCAGTGCTCCCGACAAAGAAGACGAGCACGCCAATCACTTCGCCAATTTCTTTGAGAATGTTCGCAAAGGCAGCCAGGGTACCATCGAAGATCCGGTTTTTGCTTTCCGGGCTGCCGCACCTGTGCTGGCCTGTAATGAGAGCTACTTCGATCAGAAAACCGTATACTGGGATCCCGTGGCGATGAAGCAGCTGAAGAAGAAATAATCTACCGTTGCTTGCTAAGGTACCCTTAAAAACAGCGAAAGCCCCTCTGAGAAGAGGGGCTTTCGCTTCATTATGTGTATGGTAAGGCTTAGGCAAGCTTAACATTCACCGCGTTAAGGCCCTTACGACCTTCCTGTAAGTCAAAGGTAACTTCGTCGTTTTCCCGGATTTCGTCGACAAGCCCTGAAATGTGTACGAAATAGTCCTGTCCAGTTTGGGTATCCTTGATAAAGCCGTACCCTTTCGAATCATTGAAAAATTTTACTGTTCCCTGGTTCATAACTCCCTTTTGTGTATTTGTTTTTCACAAAAATAGTAGTTCTAAACATTTTTCCAAACAAATTTCACTACGCGCGCCCGAGGCTAATACTTGCGTTTCTCTTTCGCACTTTGAAGCTTTCTATTTAGTTTTGCGATTTAGATAGCTACCATGACCGAACAAATCCTTATTCTCGATTTCGGCTCCCAGTATACTCAATTGATCGCCCGGCGGGTTCGCGAACTTGATGTCTATTGCGAGATTCATCCCTTCAACCACATTCCGGCATTCACCCCCAACATCAAGGGGGTTATTCTTTCGGGTAGCCCCTGCTCAGTGCGCGACAGCGACTCACCGCGCGTGGATCTGAGCCAATTCCGCGGGAAGGTACCCGTATTGGGTGTTTGCTACGGCGCACAGCTGATGGCCCAGATGCTCGGCGGTGATGTGCTGCCCTCCCAGCACCGCGAATACGGCCGCGCCAAACTGGAAATCATCGATGACGACT is from Salmonirosea aquatica and encodes:
- a CDS encoding cold-shock protein; the protein is MNQGTVKFFNDSKGYGFIKDTQTGQDYFVHISGLVDEIRENDEVTFDLQEGRKGLNAVNVKLA
- a CDS encoding Gfo/Idh/MocA family protein — its product is MKPTRRTFLKNISAASAALATAGVAGTGLAKAGVARPFSIIRDLKKVSPNDKIRIATIGMGIQGNFDTQAALRSSPDTELVAVADLYDGRLQRVKETFGKDIFTTRDYREILARKDIDAVLIVTPDHWHDHITKEALKAGKNVYCEKPMVHHIDEGLSVIDAWKKSGKTMQVGSQRISGAAHREAKRMIDAGDIGAINYIESNNDRFGAIGAWNYSIPPDASPATCDWERFLGDAPKVPFDAKRFFRWRNYRDYGTGVAGDLFVHLITGVHFVTSSLGPERIFSSGELSYWKDGRDVPDVLVSILEYPKTSIHEKFQMVLRVNFANAGSIKNNTRIIGTEGQIEFDGSGIVLTKKKLPVAPGYGNYDSFFTFPEATQKEFVKQYDAQYPPDTRKADPVKEIKFSAPDKEDEHANHFANFFENVRKGSQGTIEDPVFAFRAAAPVLACNESYFDQKTVYWDPVAMKQLKKK